In Candidatus Eremiobacteraceae bacterium, a genomic segment contains:
- a CDS encoding P-loop NTPase has product MQSPLSADVTIREVVESHPGSERVFGAHGLPCAGCHVSTRETIRQGAAVHSLDLDGLMTDLQRYIADGTVPPARAKPAQGNATVPPPAKTRKPGIKHVVAIMSGKGGVGKSLVTGLLAVALRRLGYEVGVLDADITGPSMAKIFGISARPYQGEDMKPHPPASRSGIQVMSMNLILDSDSQAVIWRGPMVSNAIRQFYNDLEWGALDYLLIDLPPGTSDAPLTVLQALPVDGVVMVSTPQGLATMIVSKALKFAKQLNVSVIGLVENMSYFTDRETGKRFELFGASKGVQLVVESGAPLLAQLPIDPALTQLCDDGRIEDYEAPDFTVLAKNFANVLPTAAAAGVGD; this is encoded by the coding sequence ATGCAGTCTCCCCTTTCAGCCGACGTCACGATACGCGAAGTCGTCGAATCACATCCAGGGTCCGAAAGAGTGTTCGGTGCGCATGGACTGCCGTGCGCCGGCTGCCACGTATCGACGCGCGAAACGATACGCCAGGGAGCGGCCGTGCATAGCCTCGATCTCGACGGATTGATGACGGATCTGCAGCGCTACATCGCAGACGGAACGGTGCCGCCGGCGCGCGCCAAGCCGGCGCAGGGCAATGCCACAGTGCCGCCGCCGGCGAAAACGAGAAAGCCCGGCATCAAGCACGTCGTCGCGATCATGTCTGGAAAAGGCGGCGTCGGAAAGTCGCTCGTGACGGGCCTGCTTGCAGTGGCGTTGCGGCGGCTCGGCTATGAAGTCGGCGTCCTCGATGCCGATATCACCGGGCCGAGCATGGCGAAGATCTTCGGCATCAGCGCGCGGCCTTATCAAGGTGAAGACATGAAGCCGCACCCGCCCGCGTCGCGCAGCGGCATCCAAGTCATGTCGATGAACCTTATCCTCGATAGTGACAGCCAAGCCGTGATCTGGCGCGGGCCGATGGTGTCGAACGCGATCCGCCAGTTCTACAACGATCTCGAATGGGGCGCGCTCGATTATCTGCTCATAGACCTTCCGCCCGGCACATCGGACGCACCGCTGACGGTTCTGCAAGCGCTCCCGGTCGATGGCGTCGTGATGGTGAGCACGCCGCAAGGCCTTGCGACGATGATCGTCAGCAAAGCGCTGAAGTTCGCGAAGCAATTGAACGTATCCGTGATCGGTCTCGTCGAGAACATGTCATATTTCACCGACCGCGAGACCGGAAAGCGTTTCGAGCTTTTCGGCGCGAGCAAAGGCGTGCAGCTCGTCGTCGAGAGCGGTGCGCCGCTTTTGGCGCAACTGCCGATCGATCCGGCGCTGACCCAACTATGCGATGACGGCCGCATCGAAGATTATGAAGCGCCCGACTTCACCGTGCTCGCGAAGAATTTCGCGAACGTCTTACCGACCGCGGCGGCTGCCGGCGTCGGCGACTGA
- a CDS encoding TlpA disulfide reductase family protein: MTRFLLGGLAVAVAVVVLLAMFVPSDFDRDLQMHRGPAQLVGTQMPDVKVERLGDGPIDTNQFRGRDVLVNVWATWCGPCRREMPALERLSKAEGDRLLIVAIDQGEDAATVGSYAKRFGVSFPVAVDDGQTAGTVLHLVGLPSSFFIDRSGTIRDAVDGEMTYDMMTSKARSLIAGG; this comes from the coding sequence GTGACTCGTTTTCTGCTCGGCGGCCTCGCGGTTGCGGTGGCCGTCGTCGTTCTCCTGGCTATGTTCGTGCCGAGCGACTTCGACCGAGACCTTCAGATGCACCGCGGCCCGGCGCAACTTGTCGGCACGCAAATGCCGGACGTCAAGGTCGAACGCCTTGGAGACGGTCCGATCGATACGAACCAATTTCGCGGCCGCGACGTTCTCGTGAATGTCTGGGCGACGTGGTGCGGACCGTGCCGACGGGAGATGCCGGCGTTGGAACGGCTGTCCAAAGCAGAAGGTGATCGCCTTCTCATCGTGGCGATCGACCAGGGCGAGGATGCGGCGACGGTCGGTTCGTATGCGAAGCGTTTCGGAGTGTCGTTCCCAGTGGCTGTGGACGACGGACAAACGGCCGGAACGGTGCTGCACCTCGTCGGCCTGCCGAGTTCGTTCTTCATCGACCGGTCGGGGACGATACGCGACGCGGTCGACGGTGAGATGACCTACGACATGATGACGTCGAAGGCGCGCTCCCTCATCGCCGGAGGTTGA
- a CDS encoding VWA domain-containing protein gives MRDGDFSNLARNVLVFGRALRAHGFRAQPDRMVLLADALECVGLERRDDVKAAARATLVRTKDEMERFDIAFEAFWRARSGGAEDSNDAIRGMPRDRDEPVDREGPSESGDPTRAPTAGSSLDPRRTDSGADQPAALNASKDSDRSFTFSADEGLYAKDFAEMSPAELDAARRLTQPGVWDLGRRRTRRMVARAGADAFDARGTLRASLRRGGEVVELHRLGRKTKRRDLVLLCDISGSMDRYSRLLLHFVHTVRHALGSVEAFVFGTRLTRVTHQLRHRDTKAALDAIASSVADWAGGTRIGDSLFHFNRTWARRVLGRGAIVIIISDGWDRGDVRLLAKEMRRLQRSAYRLIWLNPLLGSAGYRPQTIGMRAALPYVDDFLPANNLRSLVELAELLQTVDYRRPLRRQGEPPVALAR, from the coding sequence GTGCGCGACGGCGATTTTTCGAACCTTGCTCGAAATGTCTTGGTGTTCGGTCGGGCGTTGCGCGCTCACGGATTTCGCGCGCAGCCCGATCGCATGGTGCTGCTTGCGGACGCGCTCGAATGCGTCGGGCTTGAACGGCGCGACGACGTGAAAGCCGCCGCGCGGGCGACTCTGGTGCGGACGAAGGATGAGATGGAGCGCTTCGACATCGCGTTCGAAGCGTTTTGGCGCGCGCGCTCAGGCGGCGCAGAGGATTCAAATGATGCGATTCGCGGTATGCCGCGCGATCGCGACGAGCCTGTCGATCGCGAAGGGCCGTCCGAATCAGGCGACCCCACACGAGCGCCTACCGCCGGATCGTCGCTCGATCCGCGCAGGACGGATTCCGGCGCAGACCAACCTGCGGCGCTCAACGCATCGAAAGACTCGGATCGATCCTTCACATTTTCGGCGGACGAAGGATTATATGCCAAGGACTTCGCCGAGATGTCGCCAGCCGAACTCGACGCCGCCCGCCGGCTGACGCAGCCCGGCGTTTGGGATTTAGGGCGGCGCCGCACTCGGCGCATGGTCGCGCGGGCGGGTGCAGATGCCTTCGACGCACGGGGCACGTTGCGCGCGAGCCTTCGCCGCGGCGGCGAAGTGGTCGAACTCCACCGCCTCGGACGCAAGACCAAGCGGCGCGACCTCGTGCTGCTGTGCGACATCTCGGGGTCGATGGATCGATACTCTCGGTTGTTGCTTCACTTCGTGCACACCGTTCGGCACGCCCTCGGATCGGTGGAAGCGTTCGTCTTCGGCACGCGGCTGACGCGTGTCACCCATCAGCTGCGCCATCGAGACACGAAGGCAGCGCTCGACGCGATCGCTTCCAGCGTCGCCGACTGGGCCGGAGGTACCCGCATCGGCGATAGCCTCTTCCATTTCAACCGCACGTGGGCGCGCAGAGTGCTGGGGCGCGGCGCGATCGTGATCATCATCAGCGACGGCTGGGACCGCGGCGATGTCCGCCTGCTCGCCAAGGAGATGCGGCGGCTGCAGCGCAGCGCGTACCGCTTGATCTGGCTCAATCCGCTGCTCGGATCGGCCGGCTATCGGCCGCAGACGATCGGCATGCGCGCCGCGTTGCCGTACGTCGACGATTTTCTCCCCGCGAACAATTTGCGCAGTCTCGTCGAGCTCGCCGAGCTGTTGCAGACCGTTGACTATCGCCGCCCGCTCCGTCGACAGGGCGAACCGCCCGTGGCACTCGCGCGATGA
- a CDS encoding MoxR family ATPase, translating to MDPKIPATVDDVEALLRGGAYVADRPLAVTIFLALSLHKPLFLEGEAGVGKTEVAKVLARMLDRRLIRLQCYEGLDANHALYEWNYAKQILHIRLAESASTEARETLEREIFGPAFLVKRPLLQAIDDSGGPPAVLLIDEIDRADEEFEAFLLEVLSDNQVTVPELGTFKAAVPPIVVLTSNRTREVHDALKRRCLYQWIDYPDIDHEQMIVTSKVPGIETRLARLACAFVAGLRAEPLYKHPGVAETIDWAAALVALGAQEIDERIAVETIGCLLKYQEDVKKVGDGAMGMRVARARQVATGT from the coding sequence GTGGATCCGAAGATTCCCGCCACAGTAGACGACGTCGAAGCGCTGCTTCGCGGCGGTGCGTACGTCGCCGATCGGCCGCTCGCAGTGACGATTTTTCTCGCCCTCTCATTGCATAAACCGCTCTTTCTTGAGGGCGAAGCCGGCGTCGGAAAAACCGAAGTCGCCAAAGTGCTCGCGCGCATGCTCGATCGACGGCTCATCCGGCTGCAATGCTACGAGGGCCTCGACGCGAATCACGCGCTGTACGAATGGAACTACGCGAAGCAGATCCTACACATCCGGTTGGCCGAGTCGGCGAGTACGGAAGCGCGCGAGACACTCGAACGAGAGATCTTCGGCCCGGCGTTTCTCGTGAAGCGACCGCTGCTCCAGGCCATCGATGATTCCGGCGGGCCGCCTGCCGTGCTGCTCATCGATGAGATCGACCGCGCGGATGAGGAGTTCGAAGCATTCTTGCTCGAGGTGCTTTCGGACAATCAGGTGACGGTTCCGGAGTTGGGCACGTTCAAAGCCGCGGTCCCGCCGATCGTCGTGCTGACGAGCAACCGAACGCGCGAAGTCCACGACGCGCTGAAAAGGCGTTGCCTCTACCAGTGGATCGACTATCCGGACATCGACCACGAACAGATGATTGTCACGTCGAAAGTGCCGGGCATCGAAACGCGTCTGGCGCGTCTGGCGTGCGCGTTCGTCGCCGGCCTTCGCGCCGAGCCGTTGTACAAACATCCGGGTGTGGCCGAGACCATCGATTGGGCTGCAGCGCTCGTCGCGCTCGGCGCGCAGGAGATCGACGAACGCATCGCGGTCGAGACGATCGGCTGTCTTCTCAAGTATCAAGAGGACGTGAAGAAGGTCGGAGACGGCGCGATGGGCATGCGCGTCGCGAGAGCGCGACAAGTCGCGACAGGAACGTAA
- a CDS encoding XdhC/CoxI family protein: protein MTDIIELAAAWSAAGQKVALATVVRVDGSAPRGEGAKMIVSDAGRIAGSVSGGCVEAAVAEAAQAVFDGSPPRIENFGISRAMAWDVGLTCGGSIDVMIEKLPDLETLRTVFTRGSRAALCTPFAESGFKNGQKAVVFADGRMQGSCGDPDFDAALAVAAREQIEQGSSRTRSVFDCDVFIDVGVQKDRLIIVGAVHIAAALCELAARAGFSVTVIDPRERLNHAERFPLAVSLLVGWPEDVLEGLALDDDTYVAILSHDEKFDDPSIRIALRATPRYIGAIGSKKTHAARRERLAQFGFTNDAIDRVRAPIGLDIGAQTPEEIAVAVLAEMIAAKHGHSGAPLRDRVEQKIHT from the coding sequence ATGACGGACATCATCGAACTCGCGGCGGCTTGGTCCGCGGCGGGTCAGAAGGTAGCGCTGGCGACGGTCGTCCGCGTCGACGGTTCGGCGCCGCGCGGTGAAGGCGCGAAGATGATCGTCTCGGATGCCGGCCGCATCGCAGGCTCGGTGAGCGGCGGTTGCGTGGAGGCAGCAGTTGCAGAAGCGGCTCAAGCGGTGTTCGACGGATCGCCGCCGAGGATCGAGAACTTCGGCATTAGCCGCGCGATGGCGTGGGATGTCGGGCTGACGTGCGGCGGATCCATCGACGTTATGATCGAAAAACTGCCGGACCTCGAGACGTTGCGGACCGTCTTCACGCGCGGCTCACGTGCTGCTCTATGCACGCCGTTTGCCGAGAGCGGGTTCAAAAACGGTCAGAAGGCCGTCGTGTTCGCCGATGGCCGGATGCAGGGCAGTTGCGGCGACCCAGATTTTGACGCAGCACTGGCCGTTGCAGCCCGCGAACAGATCGAACAGGGCTCCTCGAGGACGCGCTCCGTCTTCGACTGCGATGTGTTCATCGATGTCGGCGTGCAAAAGGATCGTCTCATCATCGTCGGAGCGGTGCACATCGCCGCGGCGCTCTGCGAGCTTGCCGCGCGCGCAGGTTTCAGCGTGACCGTCATAGACCCGCGCGAGCGGCTGAACCATGCCGAGCGATTTCCGTTGGCCGTCTCCCTCTTGGTTGGCTGGCCGGAAGACGTTCTGGAGGGCTTGGCCCTGGACGACGACACGTACGTCGCGATACTTTCCCACGACGAGAAGTTCGACGATCCGTCGATCCGGATCGCACTGCGCGCAACGCCGCGCTATATCGGCGCGATCGGCAGCAAGAAGACGCATGCGGCGCGGCGCGAACGGCTCGCGCAATTCGGATTCACGAACGATGCGATCGATCGCGTCCGCGCGCCGATCGGACTCGACATCGGCGCGCAAACACCGGAAGAGATCGCAGTGGCCGTGCTCGCAGAGATGATCGCGGCGAAGCACGGACATAGCGGCGCGCCGTTACGCGATCGCGTCGAACAAAAAATTCACACGTGA